From one Pempheris klunzingeri isolate RE-2024b chromosome 5, fPemKlu1.hap1, whole genome shotgun sequence genomic stretch:
- the tmpob gene encoding thymopoietin b, giving the protein MAEFLEDPSVLTKDKLKNELTANNVPLPSGEHKKEVYVQLYLKNLTVLNNKKSPPADTFSSDEELPAPVVSNKSRSGRKATKKTDKPRTEEVEVTDLTDEDLKQQLAKHGVDSGPIVASTRKVYEKKLQKLLDQPPAEPEAPTDVTALPKADSNQNGNTNSDQYSDKEDEEIAAPEPEPVPVVEKPVRSRGKAPVTVRTSSRRQTKVVVEEEVITEETPKKASESVVEDILANEISTPTGMSATCRRPIRGAAGRPLKPSDYWLDESRVQHSVLTESSTYSESFSRAGSAASKSKAPVRRGFLSVLLKLLLLVVVGGSLYYAYQNLDADQINTLKGLWDSVIVPLQGVVNNAATYLGISSDATEGAAK; this is encoded by the exons atGGCAGAATTCCTCGAAGATCCGTCGGTTCTCACGAAAGATAAGCTGAAGAATGAGCTCACAGCCAACAATGTGCCACTTCCTAGCGGAGAGCATAAAAAAGAAGTGTACGTGCAGCTGTATCTGAAAAACTTAACCGTACTGAACAACAAGAAGAGCCCACCTGCAGACACCTTCTCCAGCGACGAAGAGCTTCCTGCACCCGTGGTGTCCAACAAAAGTCGATCTGGAAGA aaAGCAACCAAAAAGACAGACAAGCCTCGCACAGAGGAAGTGGAGGTGACAGATCTCACCGATGAAGATTTAAAACAACAGCTGGCAAAACATGGTGTGGACTCTGGGCCCATTGTCG CCTCCACCCGTAAGGTGTATGAGAAGAAGCTGCAGAAGCTTTTGGACCAGCCTCCAGCTGAACCTGAAGCTCCTACAGACGTCACAGCTCTCCCCAAAGCAGACAGTAACCAGAACGGCAACACAAATTCTGACCAGTACAGTGACAAGGAAGATG AGGAGATCGCTGCCCCAGAACCGGAGCCAGTTCCTGTGGTAGAGAAGCCAgtgaggagcagagggaaagcTCCGGTTACCGTCAGAACCAGCAGCAGACGACAAACCAAG gtggtggtggaggaggaagttatTACTGAAGAAACCCCGAAGAAGGCCAGCGAGAGTGTTGTTGAAGACATCCTTGCCAATGAAATAAGCACACCAACAGGCATGAG TGCGACATGCAGGCGTCCAATCAGAGGTGCAGCTGGCCGGCCATTAAAACCAAGCGACTACTGGCTGGATGAGTCTCGTGTGCAGCACAGCGTCCTCACCGAGAGCAGCACCTACTCTGAGTCTTTCTCCAGAGCGGGCAGCGCCGCCTCTAAAAGCAAAGCGCCGGTCCGACGaggcttcctgtctgtgttgctCAAGCTTCTGCTCCTTGTTGTGGTGGGTGGTTCTCTCTACTACGCCTACCAGAACCTGGACGCAGATCAAATCAACACCCTCAAAGGCCTCTGGGACAGCGTCATCGTCCCCCTTCAGGGTGTTGTTAACAATGCAGCCACCTACCTGGGTATCAGCAGCGACGCCACAGAGGGCGCCGCCAAGTAA
- the slc35b4 gene encoding UDP-xylose and UDP-N-acetylglucosamine transporter: MGTVFAIVLVFVGCCSNVVSLELLVREFPGCGNIVTFAQFIFIALEGFIFETNFGRKKPAIPVSNYVIMVTMFFTVSVINNYALNFNIAMPLHMIFRSGSLIANMILGIIILKKRYSASKYLSIALVSAGIFICTIMSAKQVNVANEGSEEQGFYAFVRWLIGIAMLTFALLMSARMGIFQETLYKQYGKHSKEALFYNHCLPLPGFLLLSTDIYSHCVYFSQSTPVDVPTVGVTVPILWIYLLMNVITQYVCIRGVFILTTECASLTVTLVVTLRKFLSLIFSILYFQNPFTTWHWVGTAVVFLGTLLYTEVWSSVQAALRGPDVKEKKAE; encoded by the exons ATGGGGACAGTTTTCGCcattgttcttgtttttgtcgGATGCTGTAGCAATGTGGTGTCGCTGGAGCTGCTTGTAAG AGAGTTTCCAGGATGTGGCAACATCGTCACCTTTGCTCAGTTTATCTTCATCGCATTAGAAGGTTTCATCTTTGAAACTAACTTTGGGAGGAAGAAACCAGCAATCCCAGTCAG CAACTATGTGATCATGGTCACGATGTTCTTCACAGTCAGCGTGATCAACAACTACGCTCTCAACTTCAACATCGCCATGCCGTTACACATGATCTTCAGATCA gGGTCGCTAATCGCCAACATGATCCTGGGGATAATCATCCTGAAGAAAAG GTATTCAGCCAGTAAATATCTGTCTATAGCGTTAGTTTCAGCTGGTATCTTCATCTGCACCATCATGTCTGCCAAACAAGTG AATGTGGCCAATGAGGGATCAGAGGAGCAGGGATTTTATGCCTTTGTACGCTGGCTTATAG GCATTGCCATGTTGACCTTTGCTCTGCTGATGTCTGCGAGGATGGGCATTTTCCAGGAGACGCTGTACAAGCAGTATGGAAAACACTCCAAAGAGGCCCTCTTCTATAAT CACTGCCTGCCTCTGCCGGGCTTCCTGCTTCTCTCCACAGACATCTACAGCCACTGTGTCTACTTCAGTCAAAGCA CTCCTGTCGATGTTCCTACGGTTGGAGTGACTGTGCCGATATTGTGGATCTACCTGCTGATGAACGTCATCACACA ATATGTGTGCATCCGCGGCGTGTTCATCCTGACCACAGAGTGCGCATCGCTGACGGTCACTCTGGTGGTGACCCTGAGGAAGTTCCTCAGCCTCATCTTCTCCATCCTTTACTTCCAAAACCCCTTCACCACCTGGCACTGGGTGGGCACGGCGGTGGTCTTCCTCGGCACTCTGCTGTACACCGAGGTGTGGAGCAGCGTGCAGGCAGCTCTGCGTGGACCCGACGTCAAGGAGAAGAAGGCAGagtga
- the golt1bb gene encoding golgi transport 1Bb, producing MISLTDSQKIGMGLTGFGVFFLLFGMMLFFDKALLAIGNILFVSGLSFVIGLERTFRFFFQRHKVKATSFFLGGVFVVLIGWPIVGVVLEIYGFFLLFRGFFPVAVGFIRRVPVLGSLLSLPGISTLVDKIGESNTMV from the exons ATGATTTCGCTCACGGACTCACAGA AGATTGGGATGGGGCTGACAGGGTTCGGcgtgtttttcctcctcttcggGATGATGCTGTTCTTTGATAAAGCTCTCCTCGCCATTGGAAAT ATCCTGTTTGTCTCCGGCCTGTCCTTCGTCATCGGCCTGGAGCGGACATTCAGATTCTTCTTCCAGAGACACAAAGTCAAAGCCACCAGCTTCTTCCTGGGAGGAGTGTTTGTGGTTCTGATCGGCTGGCCGATCGTCGGAGTCGTTCTGGAGATCTACGGTTTCTTCCTCTTATTCAG AGGGTTCTTCCCGGTGGCAGTCGGCTTCATCAGACGAGTTCCTGTGCTCGGGTCTCTGCTCAGCTTACCAGGGATCAGCACA CTGGTGGATAAAATTGGTGAGAGCAACACGATGGTATAA
- the LOC139201212 gene encoding spexin prohormone 1-like, translating to MSLIVTLLVLTLVSQCWSAPQRRNWTPQAILYLKGAQGHRSALERSSRDEGDTLRFVTHDQSSDGLGLPLSSFLLELLQRAEEEDGGDRVYEQELNLNYF from the exons ATGTCTCTAATCGTCACGTTGCTTGTGCTGACACTGGTGTCCCAGTGCTGGAGTGCACCACAG AGGAGAAACTGGACTCCTCAGGCCATCTTATACCTGAAAGGCGCAC AGGGACACCGCTCAGCGTTGGAgcgcagcagcagagatgaaggGGACACTCTACGTTTCG tGACTCACGACCAGAGCAGTGATGGACTCGGACTGCCTCTGTCATCTTTTCTTCTGGAGCTTCTGCAGCGAGCCGAGGAAGAAG ATGGCGGTGATCGAGTTTATGAACAGGAGCTGAACTTGAACTATTTTTGA
- the ldhbb gene encoding L-lactate dehydrogenase B-B chain, protein MLITWWCLYLAARSIAEQTLKMASVLQKLITPLFSGPPEPPRNKVTVVGVGQVGMACAISILLRELADELALVDVMEDKLKGEMMDLQHGSLFLKTPKIVADKDYSVTANSRIVVVTAGVRQQEGESRLNLVQRNVNIFKHIVPQIVRYSPDCIIIVVSNPVDVLTYVTWKLSGLPKHRVIGSGTNLDSARFRFLMADKLGIHTSSFNGWILGEHGDTSVPVWSGTNVAGVNLQTLNPDIGTDSDDENWKETHKMVVDSAYEVIKLKGYTNWAIGLSVADLAESLIRNMNRIHPVSTMVQGMYGICDEVYLSLPCVLNSRGVASVVNMTLTEDEVSQLQASANTLWEIQQDLRDI, encoded by the exons ATGCTGATTACATGGTGGTGTTTATACCTCGCAGCTCGGAGCATCGCCGAACAAA CACTGAAAATGGCCTCAGTTCTGCAGAAGCTGATCACCCCGCTGTTCAGTGGTCCTCCCGAGCCCCCCAGGAATAAAGTGACAGTGGTGGGAGTGGGCCAGGTTGGCATGGCCTGTGCTATCAGCATCCTGCTCAGG GAGCTGGCTGATGAACTGGCCCTGGTGGATGTGATGGAGGACAAGCTGAAAGGAGAGATGATGGACCTGCAGCACGGCAGCCTCTTCCTCAAAACCCCAAAGATAGTCGCAGACAAAG acTACTCTGTGACGGCAAACTCCCGCATCGTGGTGGTGACAGCTGGAGTCCGtcagcaggagggagagagcaggcTGAACCTCGTCCAGAGAAACGTCAACATCTTCAAGCACATCGTCCCCCAGATCGTCAGATACAGCCCTGACTGCATCATCATCGTGGTGTCCAACCCAG TTGATGTGCTGACTTATGTAACCTGGAAACTGAGCGGCCTTCCCAAGCACCGCGTCATCGGCAGCGGCACCAACTTGGACTCGGCACGCTTCCGCTTCCTGATGGCCGACAAACTGGGAATCCACACCAGCAGCTTCAACGGCTGGATCCTGGGAGAGCACGGAGACACCAGTG TGCCTGTGTGGAGCGGAACCAACGTGGCTGGAGTCAACCTGCAGACGTTAAACCCAGACATTGGCACCGACTCTGACGATGAGAACTGGAAGGAAACCCACAAGATGGTGGTGGACAG CGCCTACGAGGTGATCAAACTGAAGGGTTACACCAACTGGGCCATCGGTCTGAGTGTCGCAGACCTGGCGGAAAGCCTCATCCGGAACATGAACAGGATTCATCCCGTTTCCACGATGGTGCAG GGCATGTATGGAATCTGTGATGAGGTGTACCTGAGTCTGCCCTGCGTGCTGAACAGCAGGGGCGTGGCCAGCGTGGTCAACATGACCCTGACAGAGGACGAGGTCTCCCAGCTGCAGGCCAGTGCCAACACGCTGTGGGAAATCCAGCAGGATCTGCGGGACATCTAA